The Flavobacterium sp. 140616W15 sequence GCTAAACCAAGACTAGGACAGGTAGGCTTAGATGATGAAAATGATGTTGTAGAAGGTATTGTAATTATGCTTCGTGGAGAAAATCCAGGTGAAGTTATAAAGCGACTTAAAGATCGTTTAAACGAACTTAATGAAAGAGTACTACCGGATAATGTAAAAATTGTTCCGTTTATAGACCGTACTGAGTTGGTAAACACAACCGTAAAAACAGTTACAAAAAACCTTGTTGAAGGAATATTACTAGTATCATTAATAGTGTTTATTTTCCTTTACAATTGGCGTACATCATTAATTGTTGCATCGGTAATACCGCTTTCATTCTTATTCGCAATTATAATGTTACGAATACAAGGGTTACCAGCCAACTTAATATCTATGGGAGCTCTGGATTTTGGGCTGTTGCTCGAAGGAACGCTGGTTATAGTCGAACAGGTCTTTGTGTCACTCGAAAAAAAGGCACACAAAGTGGGTATGGAACGTTTTAACAAAATGAGTAAAATGGGACTTATCAAGAAAAGTATTGGTAGTGTAGCTACTTATATTTTCTTTGCTCTAATCATTTTGATTGTAGCGCTTATGCCAATATTCTCTTTTAGTAAAGTAGAAGGGAAAATGTTCTCTCCCCTAGCCTTTACATTGAGTTATGCACTATTAGGATCATTAATTTTGTCACTTACCTACGTACCAGCAATGTGTAAAGTAATGTTGACCAAAAATATCGTTGAGAAAGAAAATATGATTTCGCGTTTCTTTAGAGAAAACCTATTTAAATTATTTAAATGGAGCACTCGAAATCGTAAAGCAACATTATACGGATTCTTGGTATTACTTGCTGTATGTTGTGCCAAATTTGCTTTTTATGGTTCCGAATTCATCCCGAAGTTAAATGAAGGAGCAATTTATGTAAGAGCTACTTTGCCTAACAGCATAAATCTTGATGAAGCGGTACGTCTTACAAAAGAGATGAAAGAGAAAATAAGAAAATTTGAAGAAGTAAAATTTATACTTACGCAAACAGGAAGACCAAATGATGGAACTGATCCAACAGGATTTTTTAATATCGAATTGCATATTGAATTGTTGCATCAGGATGAATGGAAACGTAAAATTAGCAAAGAGGACTTAATCGCCGAGATTAAAAAGGAGCTGGATGTATATCCTGGAATTGGCTTTGGTTTTAGCCAACCTATTCAGGATAATGTAGAAGAATATGTCGCAGGTGTAAAAAGTCCTCTTGTTATAAAGATTTTCGGAAATGACTTATTTCAATTGGAAGAAATGGCAGCAAAAGTTGCTAAGTCAATCAAAGATGTAAAAGGAATAGAAGATATAAATGTATATAAAAATATAGGTTTACCAGAATTAAGAATTCAACTCCATGACGAAAAAATGGCGCGTTATGCTATTACAACTGCCGATGCACAAGCAGTTATTCGAATGACAATTGGAGGACAAGCGGCAACCCAGTTTTATGATGACGAAAAGATATTTGATATTAGCATACGTTTCGAAAAAGAATACCGTGACTCAAAAGAAAAGATAGAAGATATTCTTATTCCAACCATGAATGGGAAAAAGGTGCCTTTAAAAGAAATCGCTACTGTAGAATATAAAACGGGTCCAACGTTTATATATCGTGAAGGAAACAGCCGTTATATAGCAGTAGGATTTAGTATCGAGGGCAGAGATTTAGGAAGCACAATTGAAGAAGCACAGAAAAAAGTAGCTGCCGAAGTAAAACTACCTAAAGAAAATGTAATGAAATGGGCAGGAGAATTTGAAAGTAAAGAAAGAGCATCTAAACAATTAGCGATGATTGTTCCAGTAGTACTAATTCTGATTTTATGTCTATTGTATTTCAATTTCGGTAATTTCAAAGATACTATGGTCGCAGTAAGTGCCATGCCATATGCTTTT is a genomic window containing:
- a CDS encoding efflux RND transporter permease subunit; this translates as MKKFVQGLVAFSLKNSLIVFFLTAVLLVAGIVSYINTPIEAFPDVTNTRARIITQWPGRSAEEVEKFITLPISKQMNTIPKKSEVRSISLFGLSVVTVLFDDDVEDFYAQQYASNRLNGLDLPEGADVDIEPPSGATGEIFRYVIKSDLPIKEIKAIQDWVIERELVSVPGVADVVSFGGEEKIFEIKINPTQLENYNLSALDVYEAVSKSNVNVGGDVIQRGDQAYVVRGVGLINKIEDIGNILIETKGASPILVKHVAEVKIAAKPRLGQVGLDDENDVVEGIVIMLRGENPGEVIKRLKDRLNELNERVLPDNVKIVPFIDRTELVNTTVKTVTKNLVEGILLVSLIVFIFLYNWRTSLIVASVIPLSFLFAIIMLRIQGLPANLISMGALDFGLLLEGTLVIVEQVFVSLEKKAHKVGMERFNKMSKMGLIKKSIGSVATYIFFALIILIVALMPIFSFSKVEGKMFSPLAFTLSYALLGSLILSLTYVPAMCKVMLTKNIVEKENMISRFFRENLFKLFKWSTRNRKATLYGFLVLLAVCCAKFAFYGSEFIPKLNEGAIYVRATLPNSINLDEAVRLTKEMKEKIRKFEEVKFILTQTGRPNDGTDPTGFFNIELHIELLHQDEWKRKISKEDLIAEIKKELDVYPGIGFGFSQPIQDNVEEYVAGVKSPLVIKIFGNDLFQLEEMAAKVAKSIKDVKGIEDINVYKNIGLPELRIQLHDEKMARYAITTADAQAVIRMTIGGQAATQFYDDEKIFDISIRFEKEYRDSKEKIEDILIPTMNGKKVPLKEIATVEYKTGPTFIYREGNSRYIAVGFSIEGRDLGSTIEEAQKKVAAEVKLPKENVMKWAGEFESKERASKQLAMIVPVVLILILCLLYFNFGNFKDTMVAVSAMPYAFIGGFLSLWITGTVFGISAGIGFIILFGVSAIDSIVLIGIIQENMRSGMHLKDAISNGIYARIRPIVMIALMGSLGLLPAALSTGMGSEVQKPLAIMIVGGLIVCMILSLTVLPQVFYLGYRKKDMSNTDS